In Epinephelus moara isolate mb chromosome 9, YSFRI_EMoa_1.0, whole genome shotgun sequence, a genomic segment contains:
- the LOC126395669 gene encoding bone morphogenetic protein 10-like has product MTVSVRSNLGFVFSLNVLLLMLTGLSLSSPIRSPESHHRVSVGRDVGDNPLLDAQDFLSQFLSTMNLTELRPQARPLAARKEPPEYMLELYNRFANDRTAVPSANVVRSFKNEDSSPFSVTARGVRIHPLLFNISIRHSEHITIAELRLFTLFQKAQRPNVGIDCKVTIYKIHEGVLWTKEVGKEGRRRDKEEVVEMKDLEELVTKHIHARDNSWVSFDLTHVVALWRKSGCATHRLEVHIANLGSEEEEARREVTEQGQRLVEVDIDRSLDGKHNAVMIVFSDDQSRDHKQDKQELNQMIEHENDLPENVGRRQQAFWEHVNHNANQDELDKQSLEQLQSNVIYDTPPRIRRNVKSEPCKRTPLFVDFKDIGWDTWIIQPVGYEAYECNGVCNPPMTSEVSPTKHAIVQTLLSVKSPERASRACCVPTKLEPISLLYHDNGVITFNHKYEGMVVAECGCR; this is encoded by the exons aTGACCGTTTCAGTCCGCTCCAACCTTGGCTTTGTCTTCTCTCTGAATGTCCTGCTTCTGATGTTGACTGGTTTGAGCTTGAGCAGTCCCATCAGGTCTCCTGAGAGCCATCACAGGGTATCAGTCGGTAGGGATGTAGGTGATAATCCGCTACTTGATGCACAGGACTTTCTGAGCCAGTTTCTGTCCACAATGAACCTCACAGAGCTGAGGCCCCAGGCCAGGCCCCTCGCTGCCCGTAAGGAGCCACCAGAGTACATGCTGGAGCTGTACAACCGATTTGCCAATGACCGCACTGCTGTGCCCTCAGCCAACGTTGTGCGCAGTTTCAAGAACGAAG ATTCCTCCCCCTTCAGTGTAACGGCCAGGGGTGTCAGGATACATCCCCTGCTTTTCAACATCTCAATACGCCACAGTGAACACATAACAATAGCTGAGCTTCGCCTTTTCACCCTGTTCCAGAAGGCCCAGAGaccaaatgttggcattgactGCAAGGTGACCATATACAAAATACACGAGGGCGTTCTTTGGACAAAAGAGGTGGGGAAAGAAGGGAGAAGGAGGGATaaagaggaggtggtggagatgAAGGATTTGGAAGAACTGGTGACAAAGCATATCCATGCCAGAGATAACAGCTGGGTGTCGTTTGACCTGACTCATGTGGTTGCACTCTGGCGGAAGTCAGGCTGTGCAACTCACAGATTGGAGGTTCATATAGCAAATCTGGGGTCAGAAGAGGAAGAGGCCAGGCGGGAGGTCACAGAACAGGGCCAGAGGTTGGTTGAGGTTGATATCGACAGGAGCTTGGATGGGAAACACAATGCGGTGATGATTGTATTCTCAGACGATCAGAGCAGAGACCACAAACAGGATAAACAAGAGCTCAACCAGATGATCGAACATGAGAATGACCTTCCTGAAAACGTGGGCCGGCGCCAGCAAGCTTTCTGGGAGCACGTTAATCACAACGCCAACCAGGACGAGCTGGACAAACAGTCCCTGGAGCAGCTGCAGTCCAACGTTATCTATGACACGCCTCCCCGAATCCGTCGCAATGTTAAGAGCGAGCCCTGCAAGAGGACCCCGCTCTTTGTGGATTTTAAAGACATTGGCTGGGATACGTGGATCATCCAGCCTGTGGGCTACGAGGCGTATGAGTGCAACGGCGTGTGCAACCCACCTATGACCTCTGAGGTCTCGCCTACCAAACATGCCATAGTGCAGACACTGCTGAGTGTTAAGAGCCCAGAGAGGGCATCGCGTGCCTGCTGTGTACCCACTAAGTTAGAGCCCATCTCACTCCTTTATCATGATAACGGGGTGATCACATTCAACCACAAGTATGAGGGAATGGTGGTGGCGGAGTGTGGCTGTAGATAG